Proteins co-encoded in one Sander vitreus isolate 19-12246 chromosome 9, sanVit1, whole genome shotgun sequence genomic window:
- the atpaf1 gene encoding ATP synthase mitochondrial F1 complex assembly factor 1 isoform X2: protein MLDGSDGKMAAAIVQMSCLYRGMLAVRATGIRTLIPGLVPAQFRAFSLRKEPELEQNPYYNKYQDKIQKLRSAKPQEFKARVEKSHEAKKEVLGHSKQAEFVRLMEQELEKRDKMAAGEGASGGFTKNKTLDSILNLEMIADKTGEEIAELWMKYYSTKDTISAVIPTQMYEVILSRSKSCPMFLYALPQREGYEFFLGQWSEHELHFTSLINVQMLGENAPSQLILYHYPDLKDEKGVVLMTAELDPKFITVHQAQCLANQVQMFYGTQRQETYRLVETFNHHPADFKHMLVIAELEQSGLGSAVHTGGS from the exons ATGTTGGACGGGAGCGATGGAAAGATGGCGGCGGCCATCGTACAGATGTCTTGTTTGTACCGGGGGATGTTAGCGGTCAGGGCCACCGGCATCAGGACGCTGATCCCCGGGCTGGTCCCGGCGCAGTTCCGAGCCTTCTCATTGCGGAAGGAGCCGGAGCTAGAGCAGAACCCGTACTACAACAAGTACCAGGACAAGATCCAGAAGCTGCGCAG CGCCAAACCCCAGGAGTTCAAGGCCCGAGTGGAGAAAAGCCATGAGGCCAAGAAGGAAGTGCTGGGACACTCAAAACAGGCGGAGTTCGTCAGGCTCATGGAGCAGGAG TTGGAGAAAAGGGACAAGATGGCTGCCGGCGAGGGAGCGTCCGGAGGTTTCACAAAGAACAAG ACGCTGGACTCCATCCTGAACCTGGAGATGATCGCGGACAAGACGGGCGAGGAGATTGCCGAG CTTTGGATGAAATATTATTCGACCAAGGACACAATCAGCGCCGTGATCCCG ACACAGATGTACGAGGTGATTCTGAGCAGATCCAAGTCGTGCCCGATG TTCCTCTACGCTCTGCCCCAGAGGGAGGGCTACGAGTTCTTCTTGGGTCAGTGGTCCGAACACGAGCTCCACTTCACCTCCCTCATCAATGTCCAG ATGCTGGGCGAGAACGCTCCCAGTCAGCTGATCCTCTACCACTACCCAGACCTGAAGGACGAGAAGGGCGTGGTCCTCATGACGGCCGAGCTGGACCCCAAGTTCATA ACCGTGCACCAGGCTCAGTGCTTGGCCAATCAAGTGCAGATGTTCTACGGCACGCAGAGGCAGGAGACGTACCGATTGGTCGAGACATTCAACCACCACCCTGCAGACTTCAAACACATGTTGGTGATAGCAGAGCTGGAACAGAGCGGCCTGGGGTCGGCGGTCCACACCGGGGGATCATAG
- the atpaf1 gene encoding ATP synthase mitochondrial F1 complex assembly factor 1 isoform X1, with product MLDGSDGKMAAAIVQMSCLYRGMLAVRATGIRTLIPGLVPAQFRAFSLRKEPELEQNPYYNKYQDKIQKLRSAKPQEFKARVEKSHEAKKEVLGHSKQAEFVRLMEQELEKRDKMAAGEGASGGFTKNKGNDVLKYDDRHSKLHWKTLNKSAPSNTLDSILNLEMIADKTGEEIAELWMKYYSTKDTISAVIPTQMYEVILSRSKSCPMFLYALPQREGYEFFLGQWSEHELHFTSLINVQMLGENAPSQLILYHYPDLKDEKGVVLMTAELDPKFITVHQAQCLANQVQMFYGTQRQETYRLVETFNHHPADFKHMLVIAELEQSGLGSAVHTGGS from the exons ATGTTGGACGGGAGCGATGGAAAGATGGCGGCGGCCATCGTACAGATGTCTTGTTTGTACCGGGGGATGTTAGCGGTCAGGGCCACCGGCATCAGGACGCTGATCCCCGGGCTGGTCCCGGCGCAGTTCCGAGCCTTCTCATTGCGGAAGGAGCCGGAGCTAGAGCAGAACCCGTACTACAACAAGTACCAGGACAAGATCCAGAAGCTGCGCAG CGCCAAACCCCAGGAGTTCAAGGCCCGAGTGGAGAAAAGCCATGAGGCCAAGAAGGAAGTGCTGGGACACTCAAAACAGGCGGAGTTCGTCAGGCTCATGGAGCAGGAG TTGGAGAAAAGGGACAAGATGGCTGCCGGCGAGGGAGCGTCCGGAGGTTTCACAAAGAACAAG GGCAATGACGTCCTAAAATATGACGACAGACATTCGAAGCTTCATTGGAAAACCCTCAATAAAAGTGCTCCTTCGAAT ACGCTGGACTCCATCCTGAACCTGGAGATGATCGCGGACAAGACGGGCGAGGAGATTGCCGAG CTTTGGATGAAATATTATTCGACCAAGGACACAATCAGCGCCGTGATCCCG ACACAGATGTACGAGGTGATTCTGAGCAGATCCAAGTCGTGCCCGATG TTCCTCTACGCTCTGCCCCAGAGGGAGGGCTACGAGTTCTTCTTGGGTCAGTGGTCCGAACACGAGCTCCACTTCACCTCCCTCATCAATGTCCAG ATGCTGGGCGAGAACGCTCCCAGTCAGCTGATCCTCTACCACTACCCAGACCTGAAGGACGAGAAGGGCGTGGTCCTCATGACGGCCGAGCTGGACCCCAAGTTCATA ACCGTGCACCAGGCTCAGTGCTTGGCCAATCAAGTGCAGATGTTCTACGGCACGCAGAGGCAGGAGACGTACCGATTGGTCGAGACATTCAACCACCACCCTGCAGACTTCAAACACATGTTGGTGATAGCAGAGCTGGAACAGAGCGGCCTGGGGTCGGCGGTCCACACCGGGGGATCATAG
- the atpaf1 gene encoding ATP synthase mitochondrial F1 complex assembly factor 1 isoform X3, giving the protein MAAGEGASGGFTKNKGNDVLKYDDRHSKLHWKTLNKSAPSNTLDSILNLEMIADKTGEEIAELWMKYYSTKDTISAVIPTQMYEVILSRSKSCPMFLYALPQREGYEFFLGQWSEHELHFTSLINVQMLGENAPSQLILYHYPDLKDEKGVVLMTAELDPKFITVHQAQCLANQVQMFYGTQRQETYRLVETFNHHPADFKHMLVIAELEQSGLGSAVHTGGS; this is encoded by the exons ATGGCTGCCGGCGAGGGAGCGTCCGGAGGTTTCACAAAGAACAAG GGCAATGACGTCCTAAAATATGACGACAGACATTCGAAGCTTCATTGGAAAACCCTCAATAAAAGTGCTCCTTCGAAT ACGCTGGACTCCATCCTGAACCTGGAGATGATCGCGGACAAGACGGGCGAGGAGATTGCCGAG CTTTGGATGAAATATTATTCGACCAAGGACACAATCAGCGCCGTGATCCCG ACACAGATGTACGAGGTGATTCTGAGCAGATCCAAGTCGTGCCCGATG TTCCTCTACGCTCTGCCCCAGAGGGAGGGCTACGAGTTCTTCTTGGGTCAGTGGTCCGAACACGAGCTCCACTTCACCTCCCTCATCAATGTCCAG ATGCTGGGCGAGAACGCTCCCAGTCAGCTGATCCTCTACCACTACCCAGACCTGAAGGACGAGAAGGGCGTGGTCCTCATGACGGCCGAGCTGGACCCCAAGTTCATA ACCGTGCACCAGGCTCAGTGCTTGGCCAATCAAGTGCAGATGTTCTACGGCACGCAGAGGCAGGAGACGTACCGATTGGTCGAGACATTCAACCACCACCCTGCAGACTTCAAACACATGTTGGTGATAGCAGAGCTGGAACAGAGCGGCCTGGGGTCGGCGGTCCACACCGGGGGATCATAG
- the atpaf1 gene encoding ATP synthase mitochondrial F1 complex assembly factor 1 isoform X4, translating to MAAGEGASGGFTKNKTLDSILNLEMIADKTGEEIAELWMKYYSTKDTISAVIPTQMYEVILSRSKSCPMFLYALPQREGYEFFLGQWSEHELHFTSLINVQMLGENAPSQLILYHYPDLKDEKGVVLMTAELDPKFITVHQAQCLANQVQMFYGTQRQETYRLVETFNHHPADFKHMLVIAELEQSGLGSAVHTGGS from the exons ATGGCTGCCGGCGAGGGAGCGTCCGGAGGTTTCACAAAGAACAAG ACGCTGGACTCCATCCTGAACCTGGAGATGATCGCGGACAAGACGGGCGAGGAGATTGCCGAG CTTTGGATGAAATATTATTCGACCAAGGACACAATCAGCGCCGTGATCCCG ACACAGATGTACGAGGTGATTCTGAGCAGATCCAAGTCGTGCCCGATG TTCCTCTACGCTCTGCCCCAGAGGGAGGGCTACGAGTTCTTCTTGGGTCAGTGGTCCGAACACGAGCTCCACTTCACCTCCCTCATCAATGTCCAG ATGCTGGGCGAGAACGCTCCCAGTCAGCTGATCCTCTACCACTACCCAGACCTGAAGGACGAGAAGGGCGTGGTCCTCATGACGGCCGAGCTGGACCCCAAGTTCATA ACCGTGCACCAGGCTCAGTGCTTGGCCAATCAAGTGCAGATGTTCTACGGCACGCAGAGGCAGGAGACGTACCGATTGGTCGAGACATTCAACCACCACCCTGCAGACTTCAAACACATGTTGGTGATAGCAGAGCTGGAACAGAGCGGCCTGGGGTCGGCGGTCCACACCGGGGGATCATAG